A portion of the Ferrovum sp. JA12 genome contains these proteins:
- a CDS encoding NAD(P)-dependent oxidoreductase, with translation MSTVSFIGLGVMGYPMAGHLHQKGHQVTVYNRSSQKAQDWLKQFPQGKIAYTPQEAAAQSDFVLMCVGNDQDIRSVVYGEEGILAGLRAGSLLIDHTTASADIAHEISAACALQQAAFIDAPVSGGQVGAEKGQLTVMCGGDEHQFKLAQPILQCFAKAVTLMGGHGMGQLTKMVNQICIAGIVQGLSEALHFSQQAGLDGHLVLEVISKGAAQSWQMENRGKTMLEDKFDFGFAVDWMRKDLNLVLDEARKNGSTLPLTALIDQFYADVQQLGGGRWDTSSLIRRLSKS, from the coding sequence ATGAGTACAGTATCTTTTATTGGCCTTGGCGTAATGGGCTATCCCATGGCTGGACATTTACATCAAAAAGGTCATCAAGTGACCGTTTATAATCGCTCAAGCCAAAAGGCACAGGACTGGTTAAAACAGTTTCCTCAAGGAAAAATAGCCTATACTCCTCAAGAGGCTGCTGCACAATCGGACTTTGTTTTAATGTGCGTGGGTAATGACCAAGATATAAGAAGTGTGGTGTATGGTGAGGAGGGGATTTTGGCAGGCTTAAGGGCGGGCAGTCTTTTGATTGACCACACCACCGCCTCCGCTGACATTGCCCACGAAATCAGTGCAGCGTGCGCTCTCCAACAGGCTGCATTTATTGATGCCCCCGTATCAGGCGGCCAAGTGGGTGCGGAAAAAGGTCAGTTAACAGTGATGTGTGGAGGGGATGAGCATCAGTTTAAGCTGGCTCAGCCCATCTTGCAGTGCTTTGCCAAGGCTGTCACCCTGATGGGTGGTCATGGCATGGGTCAATTAACAAAAATGGTGAATCAAATTTGTATCGCAGGAATAGTTCAAGGTTTATCCGAAGCCCTGCATTTTTCACAGCAGGCGGGTCTTGATGGTCATTTAGTATTAGAGGTTATCTCAAAGGGGGCCGCCCAGTCTTGGCAAATGGAAAACCGCGGTAAAACCATGCTTGAAGACAAATTTGATTTTGGTTTTGCCGTGGACTGGATGCGTAAGGATTTAAATTTGGTTCTCGATGAGGCACGAAAAAATGGTTCCACTTTACCCTTAACAGCATTGATTGACCAATTTTATGCTGATGTACAACAACTAGGTGGTGGACGATGGGATACATCCAGTTTGATTCGTCGTTTATCAAAGAGTTAG
- a CDS encoding YceI family protein, whose translation MKKSLIKSLLCCLLWCLGASIVNAEVISTQSKLLFTIQQEGSPVQGAFKKLQGQIHFDDSQPQNSHAHIIVDLSSIDFASTETEDEAKGKNWFNVALFPVAEFNSSNITKTQDQHYSVEGVLTIKNIQKTIKIPIALSHQGSLLVADGQFVLSRGSFLIGQGVWADPDTVADAVIVQFHVVFTN comes from the coding sequence ATGAAAAAATCGCTGATCAAATCATTATTATGTTGTTTGCTCTGGTGCCTAGGAGCTTCGATAGTGAATGCTGAAGTCATCTCAACACAGAGTAAATTGTTATTCACCATTCAACAGGAAGGCTCTCCTGTACAAGGAGCCTTTAAAAAACTGCAGGGACAAATACACTTTGATGACAGTCAACCTCAGAATAGTCATGCCCACATCATAGTGGATCTTTCAAGTATTGATTTTGCTTCCACTGAAACGGAGGATGAAGCCAAAGGAAAAAACTGGTTTAATGTGGCTTTGTTTCCCGTGGCTGAGTTTAATTCTTCTAATATTACTAAAACCCAAGATCAACATTATTCGGTTGAAGGGGTTTTAACTATCAAAAACATTCAAAAAACCATTAAAATACCTATAGCATTGTCCCATCAGGGATCACTCTTGGTGGCCGATGGTCAATTTGTGTTGTCCCGTGGATCATTCCTGATTGGGCAGGGTGTTTGGGCGGATCCCGATACGGTGGCAGATGCCGTTATTGTCCAATTTCATGTGGTATTTACCAACTAA
- a CDS encoding cytochrome b has protein sequence MIEKYTKTAVILHWLIAVFIVVAFPLGLYMSDLSLSPLKLKLYAYHKWIGITVLGLFFLRILWRLTHRPPALPDRLQVWEKRLSHSVHGIIYLLLLLVPLTGWLHSSAAGVSVVYLNLIHLPNLVAKNKELSNTLKEIHETLNWVLVSFVALHILGAIKHQWRDKVNLLSRMTF, from the coding sequence ATGATAGAAAAATATACCAAGACGGCGGTAATTTTGCACTGGCTGATAGCCGTATTCATTGTCGTTGCCTTTCCTTTAGGTCTTTACATGTCTGATTTATCCTTGTCTCCTTTAAAGTTAAAGCTTTATGCCTACCACAAATGGATTGGCATCACCGTATTAGGTTTATTTTTTCTGCGCATTCTATGGCGGTTGACTCATCGGCCCCCAGCGCTACCTGATCGATTACAGGTCTGGGAAAAAAGACTCTCGCACAGCGTTCATGGAATAATTTATTTGCTGTTGTTGTTGGTGCCGCTAACGGGTTGGCTCCATAGCTCTGCCGCTGGGGTCAGTGTCGTGTATTTAAACCTGATTCATTTACCTAATCTCGTGGCAAAAAATAAAGAACTCTCAAATACGTTGAAAGAGATTCATGAAACCCTAAATTGGGTGTTAGTGAGTTTCGTGGCTTTACATATCTTGGGGGCCATTAAGCATCAATGGCGGGACAAAGTAAACCTTCTTTCCAGAATGACATTTTAA